A window of Micrococcus endophyticus contains these coding sequences:
- the pdhA gene encoding pyruvate dehydrogenase (acetyl-transferring) E1 component subunit alpha — translation MTLVDHTRPAGGEAATSPPPGEPAEAPMLQVLDAEGRRHAQPELDPWIEDVDADALAALYGQMAVVRRLDIEATHLQRQGELALWPPLLGQEAAQVGSAVALREDDFVFPSYRENGVALLRGVPALDLLRVWRGSTFSGWDPKATGVATQQIIIGAQALHAVGYAMGVQRDQADAAAIVYFGDGATSQGDVNEAMVFSASYRSPVVFFCQNNHWAISEPVKLQTRRSIADRPWGFGIPSLRVDGNDVLAVLAATRAAVERAADGGGPTFIEAVTYRMGPHTTADDPTRYRDDAELEAWKARDPLTRVEAHLRTLDVDVDVDAVLAQAQAEADELAAEVRRALESLVEDGAERLFDEIYAEPHQELERQRREHALYLQQFDDEEAGA, via the coding sequence GTGACCCTCGTGGACCACACCCGTCCCGCCGGCGGCGAGGCCGCCACCTCACCGCCCCCCGGCGAGCCCGCCGAGGCGCCCATGCTCCAGGTGCTCGACGCCGAGGGCCGCCGCCACGCGCAGCCCGAGCTGGACCCGTGGATCGAGGACGTCGACGCCGACGCCCTGGCCGCGCTCTATGGGCAAATGGCCGTGGTGCGGCGCCTGGACATCGAAGCCACGCACCTGCAGCGCCAGGGCGAGCTGGCCCTGTGGCCGCCGCTGCTGGGCCAGGAGGCCGCCCAGGTGGGCTCCGCCGTCGCCCTGCGCGAGGACGACTTCGTCTTCCCCTCCTACCGCGAGAACGGCGTGGCCCTGCTGCGCGGCGTGCCCGCCCTGGACCTGCTGCGCGTGTGGCGCGGCTCCACCTTCTCCGGCTGGGACCCGAAGGCCACCGGCGTGGCCACCCAGCAGATCATCATCGGCGCGCAGGCGTTGCACGCGGTCGGCTACGCCATGGGCGTCCAGCGCGACCAGGCGGACGCCGCCGCGATCGTCTACTTCGGCGACGGCGCCACGAGCCAGGGCGACGTCAACGAGGCCATGGTCTTCAGCGCCTCCTACCGCTCGCCCGTGGTCTTCTTCTGCCAGAACAACCACTGGGCCATCTCCGAGCCGGTGAAGCTGCAGACCCGCCGCAGCATCGCCGACCGCCCGTGGGGCTTCGGCATCCCATCCCTGCGGGTGGACGGCAACGACGTCCTCGCCGTCCTCGCCGCCACCCGCGCCGCCGTGGAGCGCGCGGCGGACGGCGGCGGCCCCACCTTCATCGAGGCCGTCACCTACCGCATGGGCCCGCACACCACCGCGGACGACCCCACCCGCTACCGCGACGACGCGGAGCTGGAGGCCTGGAAGGCCCGCGACCCGCTGACCCGCGTGGAGGCGCACCTGCGCACCCTGGACGTGGACGTGGACGTGGACGCCGTGCTCGCCCAGGCCCAGGCCGAGGCGGACGAGCTGGCGGCCGAGGTCCGCCGCGCCCTCGAGTCGCTCGTGGAGGACGGCGCGGAGCGCCTCTTCGACGAGATCTACGCCGAGCCGCACCAGGAGCTGGAGCGCCAGCGCCGCGAGCACGCCCTCTACCTGCAGCAGTTCGACGACGAGGAGGCGGGCGCGTGA
- a CDS encoding DivIVA domain-containing protein, with translation MTTRRPQDAEPPFELVEQDEIGYETSHVDAFLARAREAREGGAPLTADEVRQARFATVNGGYATDEVDDELDRLEGELAAAEREAFVSERGDEDWSADLEERVAELVARADRAPAERFRRPSREDATSYDVDAVDALVDRLRVTLAGAEGAAAPDARGGLTADDVRRASFGEAEGDRGYEEGQVDAYLDAAVDVLLRRA, from the coding sequence ATGACCACCCGCCGCCCGCAGGACGCCGAGCCGCCCTTCGAGCTCGTCGAGCAGGACGAGATCGGCTACGAGACCTCCCATGTGGACGCCTTCCTCGCCCGGGCCCGGGAGGCCCGCGAGGGCGGCGCCCCGCTCACCGCGGACGAGGTCCGCCAGGCCCGCTTCGCCACGGTCAACGGCGGGTACGCCACGGACGAGGTGGACGATGAGCTGGACCGCCTCGAGGGCGAGCTGGCCGCCGCCGAGCGCGAGGCATTCGTCTCCGAGCGCGGCGACGAGGACTGGAGCGCGGACCTGGAGGAGCGGGTGGCCGAGCTGGTGGCGCGCGCAGACCGCGCCCCGGCCGAGCGCTTCCGCCGCCCCAGCCGGGAGGACGCGACGAGCTACGACGTGGACGCGGTGGACGCGCTCGTCGACCGCCTGCGGGTGACCCTGGCCGGCGCCGAGGGCGCCGCCGCCCCCGACGCGCGGGGCGGGCTCACCGCGGACGACGTGCGCCGCGCGTCGTTCGGGGAGGCCGAGGGGGACCGGGGCTACGAGGAGGGCCAGGTGGACGCCTACCTGGACGCCGCCGTGGACGTGCTGCTGCGCCGCGCCTGA
- a CDS encoding phosphatidate cytidylyltransferase — protein sequence MTTAVSTPAPPRGGRDLKSAVLVGVGLLVLALVGLVWLDWLLVLLVVALLVGAVTEVATAVRGIGLQVPRPPLCAAAVALPVSAWLWGVPALFVALAACLALLAVWTALTRHRPTGQFMLAGVFIVLWAPFLLSFAVALLDQPRGNLLVAITLLMVVSNDTFGYIVGYRFGRTPIAPRISPKKSWEGLAGSLAGSALVGVVTVPLFVGQPWWVGAILAVTTVAAATSGDFSESMVKRELGIKDMSSALPGHGGVMDRLDSLVFAAPVAYTVLALPLT from the coding sequence ATGACCACCGCCGTCAGCACGCCCGCGCCTCCGCGCGGCGGCCGCGACCTCAAGTCCGCCGTCCTCGTGGGGGTCGGCCTGCTCGTGCTCGCGCTCGTGGGCCTGGTGTGGCTGGACTGGCTGCTCGTCCTGCTCGTGGTCGCGCTGCTGGTCGGCGCGGTCACGGAGGTCGCGACGGCGGTGCGCGGCATCGGCCTGCAGGTGCCGCGGCCGCCGCTGTGTGCGGCCGCCGTGGCCCTGCCCGTCAGCGCGTGGCTGTGGGGCGTGCCCGCCCTGTTCGTGGCGCTGGCGGCGTGCCTGGCGCTGCTGGCCGTGTGGACGGCCCTCACCCGTCACCGGCCCACGGGCCAGTTCATGCTCGCCGGCGTGTTCATCGTCCTGTGGGCGCCGTTCCTGCTGTCCTTCGCCGTCGCGTTGCTGGACCAGCCCCGGGGCAACCTGCTGGTGGCGATCACGCTGCTGATGGTGGTCTCGAACGACACGTTCGGCTACATCGTGGGCTACCGCTTCGGGCGCACCCCGATCGCCCCGCGCATCAGCCCCAAGAAGTCCTGGGAGGGCCTGGCCGGCTCGCTCGCCGGCTCCGCGCTCGTGGGCGTGGTGACGGTGCCCCTGTTCGTGGGCCAGCCGTGGTGGGTGGGGGCGATCCTCGCCGTGACCACGGTGGCCGCGGCCACCTCCGGCGACTTCTCCGAGTCCATGGTCAAGCGCGAGCTCGGCATCAAGGACATGTCCTCCGCCCTGCCCGGACACGGCGGCGTGATGGACCGCCTGGACTCCCTCGTGTTCGCCGCACCGGTGGCCTACACCGTGCTCGCGCTGCCCCTCACCTGA
- the frr gene encoding ribosome recycling factor, which yields MIQETLQSAEEQMDRTIEATREDFASVRTGRANPGLYSKVMVDYYGSYTPLQQLASFTTTDARTLLITPFDQSALRNIEKALSESEVGANPSNDGKVIRVVTPELTEERRKEYVKLVKSKAEEHKVSVRNARRKAKDAMDKAVKDGEVGEDEGARGEKDLDAMTKKHVDLIEEMAKNKEQELLEV from the coding sequence GTGATCCAGGAGACCCTGCAGTCCGCCGAAGAGCAGATGGACCGCACCATCGAGGCCACGCGCGAGGACTTCGCCTCCGTGCGCACCGGCCGGGCCAACCCGGGCCTGTACTCCAAGGTGATGGTCGACTACTACGGCTCCTACACCCCGCTGCAGCAGCTGGCGTCCTTCACCACCACGGACGCCCGCACCCTGCTCATCACGCCCTTCGACCAGTCGGCGCTGCGCAACATCGAGAAGGCGCTGTCCGAGTCCGAGGTGGGCGCCAACCCGTCCAACGACGGCAAGGTCATCCGCGTCGTGACGCCGGAGCTCACCGAGGAGCGCCGCAAGGAGTACGTGAAGCTCGTCAAGTCCAAGGCGGAGGAGCACAAGGTCTCCGTGCGCAACGCCCGCCGCAAGGCCAAGGACGCCATGGACAAGGCCGTCAAGGACGGCGAGGTCGGCGAGGACGAGGGCGCCCGCGGCGAGAAGGACCTCGACGCCATGACGAAGAAGCACGTCGACCTGATCGAGGAGATGGCCAAGAACAAGGAGCAGGAGCTGCTGGAGGTCTGA
- the pyrH gene encoding UMP kinase, whose amino-acid sequence METNRAPEDPKTAHVPQTSEDTGRRRVLLKLSGEVFGGGKVGVDPETVRGIAEQIAVAADRVEIAIVVGGGNFFRGAELSENGMDRRRADYMGMLGTVMNCLALQDFLIQAGVSTRVQSAIHMEQVAESYIPLRAIRHMQKGRVVVFGAGTGLPYFSTDTVAAQRALEIGADEVLMAKSGVDGVYTADPKKDPSAELLTHLTYDEALLRNIRVMDLTAMTMCKDNDLDMRVFGMEGPGNVTRALLGERIGTTVTV is encoded by the coding sequence ATGGAGACGAACCGCGCCCCCGAGGACCCGAAGACCGCCCACGTCCCCCAGACCTCGGAGGACACGGGCCGCCGTCGCGTCCTGCTGAAGCTCTCCGGCGAGGTGTTCGGCGGCGGCAAGGTCGGCGTGGACCCCGAGACCGTGCGCGGGATCGCCGAGCAGATCGCGGTTGCCGCGGACCGCGTGGAGATCGCGATCGTCGTGGGCGGCGGCAACTTCTTCCGCGGCGCGGAGCTGTCCGAGAACGGCATGGACCGCCGGCGCGCCGACTACATGGGCATGCTCGGCACCGTGATGAACTGCCTCGCCCTGCAGGACTTCCTCATCCAGGCCGGCGTCTCCACCCGCGTGCAGTCGGCCATCCACATGGAGCAGGTCGCCGAGTCCTACATCCCGCTGCGCGCCATCCGCCACATGCAGAAGGGCCGCGTGGTGGTCTTCGGTGCCGGCACCGGCCTGCCCTACTTCTCCACGGACACCGTGGCCGCCCAGCGCGCCCTCGAGATCGGCGCGGACGAGGTCCTCATGGCCAAGTCCGGCGTGGACGGCGTGTACACCGCGGACCCCAAGAAGGACCCGAGCGCGGAGCTGCTCACGCACCTGACGTACGACGAGGCCCTGCTGCGCAACATCCGCGTGATGGACCTGACCGCCATGACCATGTGCAAGGACAACGACCTGGACATGCGCGTGTTCGGCATGGAGGGCCCGGGCAACGTGACCCGCGCCCTGCTCGGCGAGCGGATCGGCACCACCGTCACCGTCTGA
- the tsf gene encoding translation elongation factor Ts, producing MANYTAADIKALRERTGAGMMDVKKALDEANGDAEKAIEIIRVKGLKGATKREGRSAAEGLVAATVENGVGVMIELNCETDFVAKAEKFITLGDVVLRAAVASGAADVESLLASEHEGRTLGDHVIEEGALLGEKVAVRRLARVEGALVDAYLHKTSKDLPAQVGVLLAVDADSAEAKTAAHDIAVHTAAYSPTYLSREDVPAETVENERRIADETARAEGKPEQALPKIVEGRLTGFFKEIVLEDQPFAKDPKQTVGKVASDAGTKVTGFARFRVGN from the coding sequence ATGGCGAACTACACCGCTGCTGACATCAAGGCCCTGCGCGAGCGCACCGGCGCCGGCATGATGGACGTGAAGAAGGCTCTGGACGAGGCCAACGGCGACGCCGAGAAGGCCATCGAGATCATCCGCGTGAAGGGCCTCAAGGGCGCCACCAAGCGCGAGGGCCGCTCCGCAGCCGAGGGCCTCGTGGCCGCCACCGTCGAGAACGGCGTCGGCGTCATGATCGAGCTCAACTGCGAGACCGACTTCGTGGCCAAGGCCGAGAAGTTCATCACCCTGGGCGACGTGGTGCTCCGCGCCGCCGTGGCCTCCGGCGCCGCCGACGTCGAGTCGCTGCTGGCCTCCGAGCACGAGGGCCGCACCCTGGGCGACCACGTGATCGAGGAGGGCGCGCTGCTGGGCGAGAAGGTGGCCGTGCGCCGCCTGGCCCGCGTGGAGGGCGCCCTGGTGGACGCCTACCTGCACAAGACCTCCAAGGACCTGCCGGCGCAGGTGGGCGTGCTGCTCGCCGTCGACGCCGACTCCGCCGAGGCCAAGACGGCCGCGCACGACATCGCCGTGCACACCGCCGCCTACTCGCCCACGTACCTCTCCCGCGAGGACGTCCCGGCCGAGACCGTCGAGAACGAGCGTCGCATCGCCGACGAGACCGCTCGCGCCGAGGGCAAGCCGGAGCAGGCCCTGCCGAAGATCGTCGAGGGTCGCCTGACCGGCTTCTTCAAGGAGATCGTCCTCGAGGACCAGCCGTTCGCGAAGGACCCGAAGCAGACCGTCGGCAAGGTCGCCTCCGACGCCGGCACCAAGGTCACCGGGTTCGCCCGCTTCCGCGTCGGCAACTGA